In the genome of Deinococcus deserti VCD115, one region contains:
- a CDS encoding LptF/LptG family permease translates to MKRFERYVLAEILPLLVGALASVIVLFVLAALQEVIAPLLAKGARPLLVARVLALNVPEAAARALPIALMFATLLGLSRLSSDSELKAALASGIPARRLYRPVLLLGLGVTVLAFLIGEGLLPRTKIEERKVKQEIVFDNPRVIGLGAQEPGGQSLVLRDALGRAISVGEVRAGGELRDLRIVTMQGGSVPREVITAREGRLKSGSNVLELQGGQRVTYQDGRPVTILSFERGTLPVQDVQADLDTGGKALKANYLPLRELLARTNSYRQQHIQAPAEFTALHQKFAEPLAALALAFFAVSLAVFTFQSGRDLGLVWALLLAFAYYATWSVFRIMGENGAIPGVLAAYAPDLIAVVAGAVLLKLAGRR, encoded by the coding sequence GTGAAGCGTTTCGAGCGCTATGTCCTCGCTGAGATCCTGCCGCTGCTGGTCGGAGCGCTGGCTTCCGTCATCGTGCTGTTTGTGCTGGCAGCATTGCAGGAAGTGATTGCGCCGCTGCTCGCCAAGGGGGCCCGGCCCCTGCTGGTGGCCCGCGTGCTGGCGCTCAATGTTCCGGAAGCCGCCGCGCGTGCGCTGCCGATCGCGCTGATGTTTGCCACCCTGCTGGGCCTTTCGCGCCTGAGCAGCGACTCGGAACTCAAGGCCGCGCTGGCCAGCGGAATTCCGGCTCGCCGGCTGTACCGGCCCGTGCTGCTGCTGGGCCTGGGAGTCACGGTGCTGGCCTTTCTGATCGGAGAGGGTCTGCTGCCCCGTACCAAGATCGAGGAGCGCAAGGTCAAGCAGGAAATCGTGTTCGACAATCCCCGTGTTATTGGGCTGGGCGCGCAGGAACCGGGCGGGCAGAGCCTGGTGCTGCGCGACGCGCTCGGCCGCGCAATCAGTGTGGGAGAAGTCAGGGCCGGCGGCGAACTGCGCGATCTGCGGATCGTGACCATGCAGGGCGGGTCGGTGCCGCGCGAGGTGATCACCGCCCGGGAAGGCCGCCTGAAATCCGGCAGCAATGTGCTGGAACTTCAGGGCGGCCAGCGTGTCACCTATCAGGATGGCCGCCCCGTCACCATCCTGAGCTTCGAGCGCGGCACGCTGCCGGTTCAGGACGTGCAGGCTGACCTGGACACGGGCGGCAAGGCGCTGAAGGCCAACTATCTGCCGCTTCGGGAGCTGCTGGCGCGCACCAACTCCTACCGCCAGCAGCACATCCAGGCGCCCGCGGAGTTCACTGCGCTGCACCAGAAGTTCGCCGAGCCGCTCGCAGCCCTGGCGCTGGCTTTTTTTGCCGTGAGTCTGGCCGTGTTTACCTTCCAGAGTGGCCGTGACCTCGGGCTGGTGTGGGCGCTGCTGCTGGCCTTCGCGTACTACGCCACCTGGAGCGTGTTCCGGATCATGGGCGAGAACGGCGCGATTCCAGGTGTGCTGGCGGCCTATGCCCCCGACCTGATTGCGGTTGTGGCGGGAGCAGTGCTGCTGAAACTGGCTGGGCGCCGTTAG
- a CDS encoding redoxin family protein, with product MYPRMARPGVPMPDDRDLILGAWGCSPQSLCLPGHHAELQAAGARGFGLSVQNTAEQQEAAARLHLPFPLHSDTERLSPPNFRLPTFEAGGSTLLRRVTLILRGGTVEYVFSPVFPRTAMQQRC from the coding sequence GTGTATCCGCGCATGGCGCGTCCTGGCGTCCCCATGCCGGACGACCGGGACCTGATTCTCGGAGCCTGGGGGTGTTCGCCGCAGTCTTTGTGCCTTCCGGGACATCACGCCGAGTTGCAGGCTGCTGGAGCGCGGGGCTTTGGCCTGAGCGTCCAGAACACGGCAGAGCAGCAGGAGGCCGCTGCGCGGCTGCACCTCCCCTTCCCGCTCCACTCGGATACAGAGAGGCTCTCTCCGCCGAATTTCCGGCTGCCAACCTTCGAAGCCGGTGGAAGCACGCTGCTGCGCCGCGTCACCCTGATCCTGCGTGGCGGTACGGTAGAATATGTGTTCTCTCCGGTGTTTCCCCGGACCGCAATGCAGCAGAGGTGCTGA
- the ftsH gene encoding ATP-dependent zinc metalloprotease FtsH, producing the protein MSWPRWAWGLLGGAGVLLVVIVLVMPRGGGQDLNNSDFMQVLRQGEVQSAVLTFQNGTAAIRGQLKNGEPYQTRALASDPAVQLEALQARGVNVQYAPTSRLSGLSLLSGLLTLALIAGLVMVLLRSRQGNTQDATTTFGKSKAAVISEGQVKLNFTDVAGCDEAKQDLQEVVDFLRHPERYHQLGARIPHGLLLVGPPGSGKTLLAKAVAGEARVPYFSLSGSDFVEMFVGVGAARVRDLFEQARKHAPCIVFIDEIDAVGRKRGLNVQGGNDEREQTLNQLLVEMDGFASGQEVIILAATNRPDVLDAALLRPGRFDRQVVVDAPDVRGREMILRIHARKKPLDPSVDLSLIARRTAGMVGAELENLLNEAALLAARAGRTRIVGRDVDEARDRVLMGPERRSMVVREADRKVTAYHEVGHALAAQLLPHADKVHKLTVVPRGRSLGSALYTPEDRMHHTRSALLDRLCVALAGHAAEQVATGQVTTGAANDFQQATALARRMVTEWGMSDVGQIALAQESAGYLGYGPQAAAYSDQTAQQIDEQVSRLLNDQYERAVTLLTEHVHVLNRLTDELVIRESLSGEDVQTVLEGGALPPLDQPSTEPAAGHGTETSRPGSLAPDPI; encoded by the coding sequence TTGAGCTGGCCCCGCTGGGCCTGGGGGCTCCTTGGAGGAGCTGGAGTGTTGCTGGTCGTGATTGTCCTGGTTATGCCACGCGGGGGCGGGCAGGACCTGAACAATTCCGATTTTATGCAGGTGCTGAGGCAGGGCGAGGTTCAGAGCGCTGTCCTGACCTTTCAGAACGGCACCGCAGCGATCCGCGGCCAGTTGAAAAACGGGGAGCCCTATCAGACCCGGGCGCTGGCCAGTGATCCGGCGGTGCAGCTTGAAGCCCTGCAGGCCAGAGGCGTGAACGTGCAGTACGCACCAACTTCCCGCCTGAGTGGCCTGAGCCTGCTCAGCGGTCTGCTGACCCTGGCGCTGATTGCCGGACTGGTGATGGTTCTGCTGCGCAGCCGCCAGGGAAACACGCAGGACGCCACCACCACGTTCGGCAAATCGAAGGCAGCGGTGATCAGCGAGGGACAGGTGAAGCTGAACTTCACGGACGTGGCCGGCTGCGACGAAGCCAAACAGGACCTCCAGGAAGTGGTGGACTTTCTGCGCCACCCCGAGCGCTACCACCAGCTCGGCGCCCGCATTCCCCACGGTCTGCTGCTCGTCGGTCCCCCCGGCTCTGGCAAAACCCTTCTCGCCAAGGCGGTCGCCGGTGAAGCGCGGGTACCGTACTTCTCCCTGTCCGGCTCAGACTTCGTCGAAATGTTCGTCGGTGTCGGCGCTGCCCGGGTACGCGACCTGTTCGAACAGGCCCGCAAACACGCACCCTGCATCGTCTTTATCGACGAGATCGACGCCGTGGGCCGCAAACGCGGTCTGAACGTCCAGGGCGGCAACGACGAACGCGAACAGACCCTCAACCAGCTGCTGGTGGAAATGGACGGCTTCGCCTCCGGACAGGAAGTCATCATCCTGGCCGCCACCAACCGCCCGGATGTCCTTGACGCCGCGCTGCTGCGTCCGGGACGCTTCGACCGTCAGGTGGTGGTCGACGCCCCCGACGTGCGGGGCCGCGAGATGATCCTGCGCATCCACGCCCGCAAGAAACCACTCGATCCGTCGGTGGATCTCTCGCTGATTGCCCGGCGCACCGCAGGCATGGTGGGGGCGGAACTGGAGAACCTGCTCAACGAGGCGGCCCTGCTGGCGGCGCGGGCGGGGCGGACGCGGATTGTGGGACGGGATGTGGACGAGGCCCGAGACCGGGTGCTGATGGGTCCCGAGCGCCGCAGCATGGTGGTCAGAGAAGCCGACCGTAAGGTTACCGCCTACCACGAGGTCGGTCACGCCCTCGCTGCCCAGTTATTGCCGCATGCCGATAAGGTTCACAAGCTGACCGTGGTCCCGCGAGGGCGCAGCCTCGGCTCGGCGCTGTACACCCCGGAGGACCGCATGCACCACACCCGCTCGGCGCTCCTGGACCGGCTGTGCGTGGCCCTGGCCGGCCACGCCGCCGAGCAGGTGGCCACCGGGCAGGTCACAACTGGCGCTGCCAACGACTTTCAGCAGGCGACCGCCCTGGCCCGCCGGATGGTCACCGAATGGGGCATGAGTGATGTCGGTCAGATCGCCCTGGCACAGGAAAGCGCCGGTTATCTGGGTTATGGTCCGCAGGCCGCTGCCTACAGCGATCAGACTGCCCAGCAGATTGACGAGCAGGTCTCGCGTCTGCTGAACGATCAGTATGAGCGCGCCGTGACCCTCCTGACCGAGCACGTACATGTCCTGAACCGGCTGACCGACGAGCTGGTGATCCGCGAGAGCCTCAGCGGTGAGGACGTGCAGACAGTACTGGAAGGTGGAGCCCTGCCGCCGCTGGATCAGCCGTCTACCGAACCGGCGGCGGGGCACGGCACGGAAACGTCACGGCCCGGCAGTCTGGCGCCTGATCCCATCTGA
- a CDS encoding phosphoribosylanthranilate isomerase, translated as MKVKVCGTTSVRDAVLSAEAGADALGFIFAPVSRRLVTAQVAREAGLSVGPAVARVGVFLNQGLDEVLRLSEAARVSAVQIHGPVSSLYLEHLAAYYPVLRVLRPADLAAAQDVWRGPGQVTLMLDAPEPGGGQPLDWAGLRPEFPVGAWLAGGLGPQNVAQAVQVLRPAGVDAVSRLEVQPGVKDPEAVRAFVRAAKQAIGQSYPQ; from the coding sequence GTGAAGGTCAAGGTGTGCGGCACCACCAGCGTACGCGACGCCGTGCTCAGCGCTGAGGCTGGAGCCGACGCCCTGGGATTTATCTTTGCGCCAGTCAGCCGCCGGCTGGTCACGGCTCAGGTCGCCCGGGAGGCTGGGCTCAGCGTTGGCCCCGCCGTGGCAAGGGTCGGCGTCTTCCTGAATCAAGGCCTGGACGAGGTTCTGCGTCTTTCGGAAGCTGCGCGGGTCTCGGCGGTGCAGATTCATGGCCCGGTGTCAAGTCTTTACCTGGAGCATCTGGCTGCGTATTATCCCGTTCTGCGTGTGTTGCGCCCCGCCGATCTGGCGGCAGCGCAGGACGTGTGGAGAGGCCCGGGCCAAGTGACCTTGATGCTGGATGCGCCGGAGCCTGGGGGCGGCCAGCCTCTGGACTGGGCTGGGCTGCGCCCGGAATTTCCGGTCGGTGCATGGCTGGCCGGTGGCCTGGGACCCCAAAATGTGGCGCAGGCTGTCCAGGTTCTGCGCCCCGCCGGGGTGGACGCTGTCAGCCGCCTGGAAGTACAGCCTGGAGTCAAGGATCCGGAAGCCGTGCGGGCCTTTGTGAGAGCGGCAAAACAGGCAATTGGCCAAAGTTATCCACAGTGA
- a CDS encoding VOC family protein, translating to MLTFSGGRIGVVVQTDDAAEVDEVVRRVGDARYHVITEPFDAPWGQRCASGDPDGTHVDVLAWRPH from the coding sequence GTGCTTACTTTCTCTGGTGGCCGAATCGGCGTGGTGGTGCAGACCGATGATGCGGCTGAAGTTGATGAGGTCGTCCGCCGGGTTGGGGACGCCAGATACCACGTGATCACTGAGCCTTTCGATGCACCCTGGGGACAGCGCTGCGCCAGCGGTGACCCTGATGGCACACATGTGGACGTGCTTGCCTGGCGGCCTCACTGA
- a CDS encoding SAM-dependent methyltransferase, translated as MTSSPITGRRALLAAAGLGAAALAARQASRPAPTPHEVRDASLRLLGTVLPDKRAFELVLWDGTVLLGGQTPPRARLILNSDQALGRMMRLPVDLALGEAYLRGDFEIEGDIGAVAGLADDFEGSFSAAALATMARDVQLLRRHAGAAPAPVTATLEGPQHSRERDRQAITYHYDVSNDFYKLWLDQRMVYSCAYFPTGQETLDQAQEAKLDYICRKLRLQQGERLLDIGCGWGGLAIYAAQKYGVQVLGVTLSEAQLHEARARVAAAGLEGQVTLELRDYRDVLAKGEGAFDKISSIGMAEHVGRKNMPTYFRAAYAALKPGGLMLNHAIGDGLGQARVPMWLQSGNFARKYVFPDGELLPVWETLKHASEALFEVRDVENLREHYALTVGHWAANLEQHREEALAALGTERFRLWRIYLGACGYYFQKGHLTLFQSLLAKPDAERSAHLPLSRADLYS; from the coding sequence ATGACTTCTTCTCCCATCACCGGGCGCCGGGCGCTCCTGGCTGCTGCCGGGCTTGGCGCGGCTGCCCTTGCGGCCCGTCAGGCTTCCCGACCTGCCCCCACCCCGCACGAGGTTCGTGACGCCAGCCTGCGTTTGCTGGGTACCGTCCTCCCCGACAAACGGGCCTTTGAGCTGGTGCTCTGGGACGGCACAGTGCTGCTAGGGGGGCAGACTCCGCCGCGGGCCCGACTGATACTGAACAGTGATCAGGCGCTGGGACGAATGATGAGGTTACCGGTGGATCTTGCCCTGGGCGAGGCGTACCTGCGCGGCGACTTCGAGATCGAGGGAGATATCGGCGCGGTTGCAGGACTGGCGGACGATTTTGAAGGCTCCTTTTCAGCGGCGGCACTGGCGACCATGGCCCGGGACGTGCAGCTTCTGCGCCGGCATGCGGGCGCCGCGCCAGCTCCGGTGACAGCAACCCTGGAAGGACCGCAGCACAGCCGTGAACGCGACCGGCAGGCCATCACGTATCACTACGACGTGTCCAACGACTTCTACAAACTGTGGCTGGACCAGCGCATGGTGTACTCCTGCGCCTATTTCCCCACGGGGCAGGAAACGCTGGATCAGGCGCAGGAAGCCAAGCTCGATTACATCTGCCGGAAACTGCGCCTGCAACAGGGTGAGCGTCTGCTCGACATCGGCTGCGGCTGGGGTGGCCTGGCCATCTACGCGGCGCAGAAGTACGGCGTGCAGGTGCTGGGCGTGACCCTCAGCGAAGCGCAGCTGCATGAGGCGCGTGCACGGGTGGCGGCCGCAGGTCTGGAAGGTCAGGTCACCCTGGAATTGCGTGATTACCGCGACGTGCTGGCCAAAGGCGAGGGGGCCTTTGACAAGATCAGCAGCATTGGCATGGCCGAGCACGTGGGACGCAAGAACATGCCCACGTACTTCCGTGCGGCCTACGCGGCCCTGAAGCCCGGCGGGCTGATGCTCAACCACGCCATCGGCGACGGACTGGGACAGGCGCGGGTGCCCATGTGGCTGCAAAGTGGCAATTTCGCGCGCAAATACGTATTCCCAGACGGGGAGCTGCTGCCGGTGTGGGAGACCCTCAAGCATGCCTCGGAAGCACTGTTCGAGGTGCGGGACGTGGAGAACCTGCGCGAACACTATGCCCTGACGGTGGGTCACTGGGCAGCCAACCTGGAACAGCACCGTGAAGAGGCCCTGGCTGCCCTGGGCACAGAGCGGTTCCGCCTGTGGCGCATCTACCTGGGCGCCTGCGGGTACTACTTCCAGAAAGGGCACCTGACCCTGTTTCAAAGCCTGCTGGCCAAGCCGGATGCAGAACGCAGCGCGCATCTGCCCCTGAGCCGTGCGGACCTGTACAGCTGA
- the ddrC gene encoding DNA damage response protein DdrC, producing MKSLPNTLDFGNVRLPVSADGLLHATTALAHLGLETPEQWDEFAHTHQLTSPLRDFGAGPEPTLHPDEFTRLAFVLDTIEARRWRKRAQTLLSRAMQGDVRLSAQIAERNPDPEARRWLAARLESTHARRELLSTVSRHGGSGQVYGQLGSISNRSVLGTDSATIRRERGVKQTRDGLNSTELLRMAYLDTATARAIQEHGAHGNAAILRVHEQVARRERLGWEMPLTTQTG from the coding sequence ATGAAGAGCCTTCCTAACACCCTTGACTTTGGCAACGTCAGGCTGCCCGTCAGTGCGGACGGCCTGCTGCACGCCACGACCGCCCTGGCCCATCTGGGCCTCGAAACTCCCGAACAGTGGGACGAGTTTGCCCACACCCATCAGCTCACCAGCCCCCTGCGCGACTTCGGGGCCGGTCCCGAGCCCACCCTGCACCCCGACGAGTTCACCCGTCTGGCCTTTGTCCTCGACACCATTGAGGCCAGACGCTGGCGCAAGCGCGCTCAGACCCTGCTGTCGCGCGCCATGCAGGGCGACGTGCGCCTGAGCGCCCAGATAGCCGAGCGCAACCCCGACCCCGAAGCCCGGCGCTGGCTGGCCGCCCGCCTGGAAAGCACCCATGCCCGGCGTGAACTGCTCAGCACCGTCTCGCGTCACGGCGGTTCCGGACAGGTTTACGGTCAGCTGGGCAGCATCAGCAACCGCAGCGTCCTGGGCACGGACAGCGCGACCATCCGCCGCGAGCGTGGGGTCAAGCAGACCCGCGACGGCCTGAACAGCACCGAACTGCTGCGCATGGCCTACCTGGACACTGCCACCGCCCGCGCCATTCAGGAACACGGCGCGCATGGCAACGCTGCGATTCTGCGCGTGCACGAGCAGGTGGCCCGCCGCGAACGCCTCGGCTGGGAGATGCCACTGACCACCCAGACCGGTTAA
- a CDS encoding stalk domain-containing protein, translating into MSFSRFVSNLHLRTRRRTSARGLLILALLGAPLTGTPVLRAQAAVASVGSVQLTFTVDQATAYINGETVRLQNVPRNVGGRSMLPLRETAALLGQPLTTGNGQTQLGRLSVDTSRHQVSLAGVPQPAGNAATVGGVLYVSVRSLADALNANLSAADDSGRTMTLTALREGGNPLAPQARFSTDKSVYAPGERVIYTDYPYDPDGADITGRRWTGRQDVFFQPGTYTVSLTVTNSRGLQSQPFTRTIRVEGTPIDTPLTYGLKYAQPGDAFPDSQVLTYPAATPMVVQGPNYPLLFSDSPEVPSQSGVLYQDSLSGRARLLAYHMNGLGRPARLYILARNLESSEVEVRTERQGETAPTRIEGLLGQVTLLEYFASLGGATLSLAPGQTAAVYASPTLNPGSGVNIMQDINASGRVELTFLMLEASLPPTAQVAQQLPYLQPDGRHVRGTFPGAVRSLRVNLGALPTRIVIGDGQMDPAIIGVDALTRQAVRLAGNYGVLYDLEVNGASGTAVALSPRGGLYRGAMNVQDGPINQTIKLPRTGNALQPEHPVLLWRAQSDRLKIDFVPSSGSNLPISLVFYRTRTLPGYSGGLKTYQP; encoded by the coding sequence ATGTCGTTTTCGCGCTTTGTTTCCAACCTTCACCTCCGGACCCGCCGACGAACCTCTGCCCGTGGTCTGCTGATCCTCGCCCTGCTGGGCGCTCCGCTGACTGGCACCCCTGTGCTGCGTGCCCAAGCCGCAGTAGCCTCGGTGGGTTCAGTACAGTTGACTTTCACGGTGGATCAGGCCACGGCCTACATCAACGGCGAGACGGTGCGCCTGCAGAACGTCCCGCGCAATGTGGGCGGGCGGAGCATGCTTCCGCTGCGCGAAACGGCCGCGCTGCTGGGCCAGCCGCTCACCACCGGCAACGGGCAGACACAGCTGGGCCGCCTGAGCGTGGACACCAGCCGCCATCAGGTGTCGCTGGCTGGGGTTCCGCAGCCTGCCGGCAACGCGGCCACAGTCGGTGGCGTGCTGTACGTCAGCGTGCGCTCGCTGGCCGACGCCCTCAACGCCAACCTGAGTGCCGCCGACGACTCGGGGCGCACCATGACCCTGACCGCGCTGCGCGAAGGGGGCAACCCACTGGCTCCCCAGGCCCGCTTTTCGACCGACAAGAGCGTTTATGCCCCCGGCGAGCGGGTGATCTATACCGACTACCCCTATGACCCGGACGGCGCCGACATCACAGGACGCCGCTGGACTGGCCGCCAGGACGTGTTCTTCCAGCCGGGCACCTATACCGTCAGCCTGACGGTGACCAACAGCCGTGGGCTGCAGAGCCAGCCGTTTACCCGCACCATCCGGGTGGAAGGCACACCAATCGACACCCCACTGACCTACGGACTCAAGTACGCGCAGCCAGGTGACGCTTTTCCTGACTCCCAGGTGCTGACGTACCCGGCCGCCACCCCTATGGTCGTTCAGGGGCCAAACTATCCGCTGCTGTTCAGTGACAGTCCCGAGGTGCCCAGCCAGAGCGGCGTGCTGTATCAGGACAGCCTCTCAGGCCGCGCGCGCCTGCTGGCCTACCACATGAACGGGCTGGGCCGCCCGGCGCGGCTGTATATCCTGGCGCGCAACCTCGAAAGCAGCGAGGTCGAGGTTCGCACCGAACGTCAGGGTGAAACCGCCCCCACCCGTATCGAGGGTCTGCTGGGCCAGGTCACGCTGCTGGAGTACTTTGCCAGTCTCGGTGGTGCCACGCTGAGCCTGGCGCCGGGACAGACGGCAGCGGTGTATGCCAGCCCAACCCTGAACCCCGGCAGCGGCGTGAACATCATGCAGGACATCAATGCCTCGGGCCGCGTGGAGCTGACCTTCCTGATGCTGGAGGCGAGCCTTCCCCCCACGGCGCAGGTCGCCCAGCAACTGCCCTACCTGCAGCCGGACGGACGTCACGTGCGCGGTACCTTTCCCGGGGCGGTGCGCAGCCTGCGCGTAAATCTGGGAGCCCTGCCCACCCGGATCGTCATTGGGGACGGACAAATGGACCCGGCAATTATTGGCGTTGACGCCCTGACCCGTCAGGCTGTGCGGCTGGCCGGGAATTACGGTGTGCTGTACGACCTGGAGGTCAATGGTGCTAGCGGGACCGCCGTGGCGCTGAGCCCGCGGGGTGGTCTGTACCGCGGCGCCATGAATGTGCAGGACGGTCCGATCAACCAGACCATCAAGTTGCCGCGCACAGGTAATGCTCTGCAGCCGGAACATCCGGTGCTGCTGTGGCGCGCGCAGTCTGACCGTCTGAAGATCGATTTCGTGCCCTCCAGCGGAAGCAACCTCCCGATCAGCCTGGTGTTTTACCGCACCCGGACCCTGCCGGGGTACAGCGGTGGGCTCAAGACCTACCAGCCGTAA
- a CDS encoding LptF/LptG family permease: MPSILTRFVLREVLRWYAAGAALFLTLQMTDVLSTTVAKLLTYDPPLWKAVAAFGAILPTILNRTLVLAVPFAILLAFSRMQRDSEFKAILAAGVRPLSLVWPLLAPFAVVGLIAGYNAGTLVPAGLKQWDRAWYRIYEQTPPPPTQEHYTFAPAGALYYASRIVNAKGGDRAELTGVMVQRGEETLTATSGVWDAKARTWTLQNAWVVRPGQPPRQKTGALVLPQRDTLQPPPAEGKQLSNAQLRAGLKRELSPAQRRDYQYQLATRVADPVTPVVFALAAGALGLLIRSRATAFAAVLVFIASFYILWSTAPQLARAGAMDPALAAWLPNLTFLLLAGVLAWRLR; this comes from the coding sequence GTGCCGTCCATCCTGACCCGCTTCGTGCTGCGCGAGGTGCTGCGCTGGTACGCGGCGGGCGCTGCGCTGTTCCTGACCCTGCAGATGACGGATGTGCTCAGTACCACCGTGGCCAAACTGCTGACCTATGATCCGCCGCTGTGGAAGGCCGTGGCGGCGTTCGGCGCTATTCTGCCGACCATTCTGAACCGCACCCTGGTCCTGGCGGTACCGTTTGCCATTCTGCTGGCCTTTTCCCGCATGCAGCGCGACAGCGAGTTCAAGGCCATCCTGGCGGCCGGAGTGCGGCCCCTGAGTCTTGTGTGGCCGCTGCTGGCACCCTTCGCTGTGGTGGGGCTGATTGCCGGATATAACGCCGGCACCCTGGTGCCGGCCGGGCTTAAACAGTGGGACCGTGCGTGGTACCGCATTTACGAGCAGACGCCGCCCCCGCCCACCCAGGAGCACTACACCTTTGCTCCGGCCGGTGCGCTGTACTACGCCAGCCGGATAGTAAACGCCAAAGGAGGCGACCGCGCCGAACTGACCGGCGTGATGGTGCAGCGCGGCGAGGAAACCCTGACGGCGACCAGTGGGGTCTGGGACGCCAAGGCACGGACCTGGACCCTGCAGAACGCCTGGGTGGTGCGCCCCGGTCAGCCTCCCCGTCAGAAAACCGGAGCCCTGGTGCTGCCACAGCGCGACACACTGCAACCCCCACCTGCCGAGGGCAAGCAGCTCAGTAATGCCCAGCTGCGCGCAGGACTCAAGCGGGAGCTCAGCCCCGCCCAGCGCCGGGATTACCAGTATCAGCTGGCCACACGGGTGGCTGATCCGGTCACGCCAGTGGTGTTTGCGCTGGCCGCCGGCGCCCTGGGCCTGCTGATCCGCAGCCGGGCCACGGCTTTCGCGGCCGTGCTGGTGTTCATCGCCTCCTTTTACATCCTGTGGTCCACCGCGCCGCAACTGGCCCGGGCCGGCGCCATGGATCCCGCCCTGGCCGCGTGGCTGCCCAACCTGACATTCCTGCTGCTGGCAGGCGTGCTCGCCTGGAGGCTCAGATGA
- the der gene encoding ribosome biogenesis GTPase Der yields MHKVAIVGRPNVGKSSLFNRLIGRREAVVADFPGVTRDAKEGLMLYHNHRITLVDTGGLWSGDEWEAAIREKAEWAMEGAQAVVFVLDPREGLSAADYEVADWLRRVGKPVIVVANKIDSPKHEVYLAELWGLGFGDPVAISAEHARGLDELLDRVMTHLPADDEDVPEVAPIRISLIGRPNVGKSSLLNAITNTDRAIVADQPGTTRDSLDVEWDFGGQRFVLVDTAGIRKKPDTAIEDYAIQRSQAAIQRSDLIWLVVNATDMGDHELKLANLAYESGKPVIVVVNKWDLVPDEELKRTEKDLNQKLHHISFAPRVYTSAINDYGIHEMLAEAMKLHDKWQSRIPTSELNRWLEVWQMRQAVPNFHGKKLKMYFMTQVETAPPTFAIFCNRADFVTRAYEGYLQNRIREDLQLAGVPVRLKWNEKGPYKRGKKDEDSED; encoded by the coding sequence ATGCATAAAGTTGCCATTGTCGGCCGACCCAACGTTGGCAAATCCAGCCTGTTCAACCGCCTCATCGGCCGCCGCGAAGCCGTGGTCGCTGACTTCCCCGGCGTCACCCGCGACGCCAAGGAAGGGCTGATGCTGTACCACAACCACCGCATTACCCTGGTGGACACCGGTGGCCTGTGGAGCGGCGACGAGTGGGAAGCCGCCATCCGCGAGAAAGCCGAGTGGGCCATGGAAGGCGCGCAGGCCGTGGTCTTTGTTCTCGACCCCCGCGAGGGCCTGAGCGCCGCCGACTACGAGGTGGCCGACTGGCTGCGCCGCGTTGGCAAACCCGTGATCGTGGTGGCCAACAAGATCGACAGCCCCAAGCATGAGGTTTATTTGGCCGAACTGTGGGGCCTGGGCTTCGGCGACCCCGTGGCCATCAGCGCTGAGCACGCCCGGGGCCTGGACGAACTGCTCGACCGCGTCATGACCCACCTGCCGGCCGACGACGAGGACGTGCCGGAAGTTGCGCCCATCCGCATCTCGCTGATCGGGCGGCCCAACGTGGGCAAATCCAGCCTGCTCAACGCCATCACCAACACCGACCGCGCCATCGTGGCCGACCAGCCCGGCACCACCCGCGACAGCCTGGATGTGGAGTGGGATTTCGGTGGCCAGCGCTTTGTTCTCGTGGACACCGCCGGTATCCGCAAGAAGCCGGACACGGCCATCGAGGACTACGCTATCCAGCGCTCGCAGGCTGCCATCCAGCGCAGTGACCTGATCTGGCTGGTCGTGAACGCGACCGACATGGGCGACCATGAACTCAAGCTGGCTAACCTGGCGTACGAGAGCGGTAAGCCGGTGATCGTGGTGGTCAACAAGTGGGACCTGGTGCCGGACGAGGAACTCAAGCGCACCGAGAAGGACCTGAACCAGAAACTGCACCATATTTCCTTTGCGCCGCGCGTATATACCAGCGCAATCAACGATTACGGCATTCACGAGATGCTGGCCGAGGCCATGAAACTGCACGACAAGTGGCAGAGCCGCATTCCGACCAGTGAACTCAACCGCTGGCTGGAAGTCTGGCAGATGCGACAGGCTGTGCCGAACTTCCACGGTAAGAAGCTCAAGATGTACTTCATGACGCAGGTAGAGACTGCGCCGCCTACCTTCGCGATCTTCTGCAACCGCGCCGACTTCGTGACCCGCGCCTACGAGGGCTACCTGCAAAACCGCATCCGCGAGGACCTGCAGCTTGCTGGCGTGCCCGTACGGCTCAAGTGGAACGAAAAGGGCCCCTACAAGCGCGGCAAGAAGGACGAGGACAGCGAGGACTGA